One segment of Thermococcus profundus DNA contains the following:
- a CDS encoding DUF5814 domain-containing protein has product MLFVVRPGRKKNELEAFFIENEPEKLSQMQNLKADAIYRFIMREGRLFKVLEGSQYRNPKEIEKLLRQARIVLVNADEWEDYFKRRLQNKRVEKAELCRLCLLEGKITVLTSGNRIKYHDEYICERCAEDELKRELRFRFKSIAMFDQAKKLLERFRDLDKVLYAFDPRFDPTKHPEITKWDELKAKHVKVEKVKVDELPVPEKFKEVLKGEGVNELLPVQSLAVKNGLLDGESLLVVSATASGKTLIGELAGVPKGMKGRKMLFLVPLVALANQKYEDFKRRYSKLGLRVAIRVGMSRIKTRDELVVVDTGIDADIIVGTYEGIDYLLRAGRKIGNVGTIVIDEIHTLDDEERGPRLDGLIARLRKLYPRAQFIGLSATVGNPEELAKELGLKLVLYDERPVDLERHIIIARNESEKWRHIAALCRAEASRKSQQGYKGQSIVFTFSRKRTHELAAYLTSKGLKAKPYHSGLPYKQRKLTEIEFQAQMLDVVVTTAALGAGVDFPASQVIFESLAMGNKWLSVREFHQMLGRAGRPLYHEKGKVYLIVEPGRKYSAQMEGSEDEVAFKLLTAPIEPVIVEWSDELEQDNVLAHSCVFNRLDVIEDVQSKCIGANQNAEKVLEKLAEFGFVRVKRPIVEVTPYGRAVSMSFLLPKEAAFIRENLGKKEARWIAVKLLPFENLYLSGTLQRELEGAVRGRLSANVFSPSFASILDELDRVIPELSPNAAERLFTMYQEFFMCPEEDCAEYAMERVSNMIIELRRSGKHPTQIAEHFRKVYGLIVYPGDVFTWLDGIVRKLEAIERIARVFRVRKAEEEAKLLRREIEEGRRIQFKNGGRGHRPITGGGS; this is encoded by the coding sequence ATGCTCTTCGTCGTGAGACCCGGAAGGAAGAAGAACGAGCTTGAGGCATTCTTCATTGAAAACGAGCCTGAAAAACTCTCTCAGATGCAGAACCTCAAAGCTGACGCGATATACCGATTTATAATGCGCGAGGGGCGGCTCTTCAAGGTCCTTGAGGGGAGCCAGTACAGGAATCCGAAGGAGATTGAAAAGCTCCTCCGTCAGGCCCGAATCGTCCTTGTGAATGCCGACGAGTGGGAGGACTACTTCAAGAGGAGACTGCAGAACAAGCGCGTTGAGAAGGCCGAACTCTGCCGCCTCTGCCTTCTTGAAGGTAAAATAACCGTTCTAACCTCAGGAAACCGCATAAAGTACCACGACGAGTACATCTGCGAGAGATGTGCCGAGGATGAGCTTAAAAGGGAGCTCCGCTTCCGCTTCAAGAGCATCGCCATGTTCGACCAGGCTAAGAAGCTCCTGGAGAGGTTCAGGGATTTGGATAAAGTTCTCTACGCCTTCGACCCGCGCTTCGACCCGACCAAACACCCCGAGATAACCAAGTGGGACGAGCTGAAGGCGAAGCACGTTAAGGTTGAGAAAGTCAAAGTGGACGAGCTTCCGGTTCCGGAGAAGTTTAAGGAGGTTCTAAAAGGAGAAGGAGTTAACGAGCTCCTTCCCGTTCAGAGTTTGGCGGTAAAGAACGGCCTGCTCGATGGTGAGAGCCTCCTTGTGGTTTCCGCAACCGCAAGCGGGAAAACTCTGATTGGGGAACTCGCCGGCGTTCCGAAGGGGATGAAAGGCCGGAAGATGCTCTTCCTTGTCCCGCTGGTGGCTCTGGCAAATCAGAAATACGAGGACTTTAAGCGTAGGTATTCCAAGCTCGGCCTCCGAGTGGCGATAAGGGTCGGAATGAGCAGGATAAAGACCAGAGATGAGCTTGTTGTCGTTGATACGGGCATAGACGCCGACATAATCGTCGGAACCTACGAGGGAATTGACTACCTCCTCCGCGCTGGCAGAAAGATAGGGAACGTTGGGACGATAGTCATCGACGAGATTCACACTTTGGATGATGAGGAGCGCGGGCCCCGCCTAGACGGCCTCATCGCGCGCCTTAGAAAGCTCTACCCAAGGGCCCAGTTCATAGGCCTCTCGGCAACTGTCGGCAATCCGGAGGAGCTGGCGAAGGAGCTTGGGTTAAAACTGGTGCTTTACGACGAGAGGCCGGTTGACCTGGAGAGGCACATTATAATCGCAAGGAACGAGAGCGAGAAGTGGAGGCATATAGCGGCCCTCTGCCGCGCCGAGGCGAGCAGGAAGTCCCAGCAGGGCTATAAAGGCCAGAGCATAGTGTTCACCTTCTCAAGGAAGAGAACCCACGAATTGGCCGCCTACCTCACGAGCAAGGGGCTGAAGGCGAAGCCCTACCACTCAGGCCTGCCCTACAAACAGAGGAAGCTCACAGAGATCGAGTTCCAGGCCCAGATGCTCGATGTTGTTGTAACAACAGCGGCACTCGGAGCTGGCGTGGACTTTCCCGCTTCCCAGGTCATCTTCGAGAGCCTCGCGATGGGCAACAAGTGGCTGAGCGTGAGGGAATTCCACCAGATGCTCGGAAGGGCAGGGAGACCGCTCTACCACGAGAAGGGGAAGGTCTACCTCATAGTTGAGCCTGGAAGGAAGTACTCGGCCCAAATGGAGGGCAGCGAGGACGAGGTTGCCTTCAAGCTCCTCACCGCTCCGATTGAACCTGTTATCGTCGAGTGGAGCGACGAACTCGAGCAGGACAACGTTCTGGCACACTCCTGTGTCTTCAACAGGCTTGACGTCATTGAAGACGTTCAATCCAAGTGTATCGGCGCCAACCAGAACGCCGAGAAGGTCCTTGAGAAACTGGCCGAGTTCGGTTTTGTGAGAGTGAAGCGGCCTATCGTTGAGGTCACTCCCTACGGAAGGGCAGTTAGCATGAGCTTCCTCCTCCCCAAGGAGGCCGCGTTCATCAGGGAGAACCTTGGAAAGAAGGAAGCAAGGTGGATAGCCGTTAAGCTCCTCCCCTTTGAGAACCTCTACCTAAGCGGAACACTCCAGAGGGAGCTTGAGGGAGCTGTGAGGGGAAGACTAAGCGCCAACGTCTTCTCGCCGAGCTTCGCATCAATCCTCGATGAACTCGACAGGGTGATTCCGGAGCTCAGTCCCAACGCCGCCGAGAGGCTCTTCACGATGTACCAGGAGTTCTTCATGTGCCCCGAGGAGGACTGCGCGGAATATGCCATGGAGCGCGTCAGCAACATGATAATCGAGCTGAGGCGGAGCGGAAAGCACCCCACTCAGATAGCGGAGCACTTCAGGAAGGTTTACGGACTGATAGTCTATCCGGGAGACGTCTTCACATGGCTCGACGGCATCGTTAGGAAGCTTGAGGCCATCGAGAGGATAGCGAGGGTCTTCCGCGTGAGGAAGGCTGAAGAAGAGGCGAAGCTCCTTAGAAGGGAGATCGAGGAGGGCAGGAGGATTCAATTTAAAAACGGGGGGCGAGGGCATAGGCCCATCACGGGAGGTGGCTCCTAA
- a CDS encoding AlbA family DNA-binding domain-containing protein, translating to MNVESLIELLREGENERVEFKAKATSNIAREICAMANAEGGYLLIGVSDEGRIVGVDTKKAKEVLSSALQNITPPISVKTNVVRVGDKDVLVVEVPRSKTLCSIGGVAYIRIGSSIRPLSVQEILMLSAEMGTVTWDEFPLVDLSEMKNEYVEWFFSALERARGRKIPREDWMRYLRSSKAVKGERLTNAGVLFFTDATDFIPHSGGRIVWMQGDEAVKSVEFSGPVWRVVDDMFYTLTREFRTYEVVVGTKRVKLPEYPPRAVREALINAFAHRNYAIPADVRVFVYPDRLVIRNPGGLMPGVDLNDPEHVPRNPNLCSLLYDAGYIEKYGYGLRMIREECKKHGLVGVEFKTRANRFEVIFHKWAGRLLDELDRKILSALETPRRSGELAEELGISKPTLLKRLKKLEGWGLVRSEGRGSQRRYLLNR from the coding sequence ATGAATGTGGAATCCCTTATAGAACTCCTCAGGGAGGGGGAGAACGAGAGGGTTGAGTTCAAAGCCAAGGCAACCTCCAACATAGCGAGAGAAATCTGCGCCATGGCAAACGCTGAGGGCGGCTACCTGCTTATTGGGGTCTCGGACGAGGGCCGAATCGTTGGAGTGGACACCAAGAAGGCGAAGGAAGTCCTGTCCTCGGCGCTTCAGAACATAACTCCACCGATAAGCGTGAAAACTAACGTGGTCCGCGTCGGAGATAAGGACGTTCTCGTCGTGGAGGTTCCAAGGTCAAAGACGCTGTGCTCCATCGGGGGGGTCGCTTACATACGAATTGGCTCCAGCATCAGACCCCTCTCAGTCCAGGAAATCCTGATGCTCTCCGCTGAGATGGGGACTGTAACGTGGGACGAGTTCCCACTGGTTGACCTTTCAGAGATGAAAAATGAATACGTGGAGTGGTTCTTCTCCGCCCTTGAGAGGGCCAGGGGCAGGAAGATACCTAGAGAGGATTGGATGAGATACCTTAGGAGTTCGAAGGCGGTGAAGGGAGAACGCCTGACGAACGCGGGGGTTCTCTTCTTCACGGATGCCACCGACTTTATACCCCACTCAGGGGGTAGGATAGTGTGGATGCAGGGGGACGAGGCGGTAAAGAGCGTCGAGTTCTCAGGCCCGGTCTGGCGCGTGGTTGATGACATGTTCTACACCCTCACACGGGAGTTCAGGACGTACGAAGTTGTCGTTGGGACGAAGAGGGTTAAGCTCCCGGAATATCCCCCAAGGGCGGTTAGAGAAGCTTTGATAAACGCTTTTGCCCACAGGAACTATGCCATCCCAGCGGACGTCAGGGTTTTTGTTTACCCGGACAGGCTTGTGATAAGAAACCCTGGGGGCTTAATGCCGGGAGTTGATCTAAACGACCCCGAACACGTTCCGAGGAATCCCAACCTGTGCTCTCTCCTCTACGATGCCGGCTACATCGAGAAGTACGGTTATGGCCTGAGGATGATAAGGGAAGAGTGCAAGAAACACGGCCTCGTCGGTGTTGAGTTTAAAACCAGGGCAAACAGATTCGAGGTCATCTTCCACAAATGGGCAGGCAGACTGCTCGATGAACTTGACAGAAAAATCCTATCGGCTCTGGAAACTCCCAGGAGAAGCGGGGAACTTGCGGAAGAGCTTGGAATATCAAAGCCCACCCTTCTTAAGAGGCTCAAGAAACTTGAGGGATGGGGCCTCGTGAGGAGCGAAGGGAGGGGCTCTCAGAGGCGTTACCTCCTGAACCGTTAA
- a CDS encoding 30S ribosomal protein S8e produces the protein MAIWQGRSLKKPSGGRIVLARKKRKRELGREPANTKVGEDREKRKIIRTYGGNRKVRLIEALYANVFEGGKGRKVKILNVIENPSNRQYARRNIITKGAIIETEAGKAIVTSRPGQDGVVNAILIKEENA, from the coding sequence ATGGCCATCTGGCAGGGAAGATCACTCAAAAAGCCTTCAGGTGGAAGGATCGTTCTCGCTAGGAAGAAGAGGAAAAGGGAGCTCGGAAGAGAGCCGGCCAACACGAAAGTTGGAGAGGACAGGGAGAAGAGGAAGATCATAAGAACCTACGGCGGCAACAGGAAGGTTCGCCTAATCGAGGCCCTCTACGCCAACGTCTTCGAGGGCGGAAAGGGAAGGAAGGTCAAGATACTCAACGTTATTGAGAACCCCTCAAACAGGCAGTACGCGAGGAGGAACATCATCACCAAAGGGGCCATCATCGAGACCGAGGCCGGCAAGGCCATCGTCACCAGCAGGCCCGGCCAGGACGGGGTTGTCAACGCCATTCTTATCAAGGAAGAGAACGCCTGA
- a CDS encoding methyl-accepting chemotaxis protein, whose product MDIRKTVRVGIVIMLILNLVAVSGVFIYASKAKADGAVIDIAGRQRMLTQKMSKEALAIAVGNDSYRKDLLATAELFDKSLRALLYGGTAPIHSKEQPVPPAPPEVRTQLEKVEALWQPFYKNVQIVATKDPSDPQFKAALDYILAHNVELLTEMNKAVGLYSNTYGRKLTYLKIYLLIMLALSISVGVYLLKFLERVIDDFMSLHEKSVKHGKTLEKEPKHLVDYITALSRGDLTAEPKGGSGEFEKVHRALNEFRERLIKTVSTLNEITSELKSNSERLLKMSKDGVSLVEQGTEAVRQIAIEAQRQQENINEITEGMRYVGEISDQSVRSMEEFEESMKEVVSMANEGRERSRVSAEKIKRIQSIIGDVKDAVDSIRNMGKNIENITNVITGIAEQTNLLALNAAIEAARAGEAGKGFAVVAEEIQELAEESKKAAEDIRAIITQMSDRIENTVELTEHSVSTVEESSSSLEETVQYLENIAEMIEEVAPKMEEVKDGIIRTKEEVEKALRAMENLAASAEETTASTEEVTSTMEEQERIVRSLEGMAATINSAVGRVVPIVESFKLPKRGLAKRVVEGVRSHLP is encoded by the coding sequence ATGGACATACGAAAGACGGTTAGGGTAGGGATAGTCATAATGCTAATCCTCAACCTAGTCGCAGTCAGTGGAGTGTTCATCTACGCCAGCAAAGCGAAGGCGGACGGGGCAGTGATAGACATAGCCGGCAGGCAGAGGATGCTCACCCAGAAGATGTCGAAGGAGGCACTTGCGATAGCAGTGGGCAATGATAGCTATCGAAAGGACCTTCTAGCAACGGCCGAGCTTTTTGATAAAAGCCTGAGGGCCCTGCTCTACGGTGGAACCGCCCCAATACACAGCAAGGAACAACCAGTTCCTCCGGCGCCACCTGAAGTCAGGACTCAACTCGAAAAGGTGGAGGCACTCTGGCAACCGTTCTACAAAAACGTTCAGATAGTGGCCACTAAAGACCCGAGTGACCCGCAGTTCAAGGCTGCCCTTGATTACATCCTGGCCCACAACGTTGAGCTCCTTACCGAGATGAATAAAGCGGTTGGACTCTACAGCAACACGTACGGCAGGAAGCTTACGTACCTTAAGATTTACCTTCTGATAATGCTGGCCCTCAGCATCTCAGTTGGAGTTTATCTTCTTAAATTCCTTGAAAGGGTAATCGATGATTTTATGTCCCTACATGAAAAGAGTGTAAAGCATGGGAAGACACTCGAGAAGGAGCCGAAACATCTCGTTGATTACATCACTGCCCTCTCAAGAGGCGATCTCACAGCGGAACCTAAGGGAGGGAGCGGAGAGTTTGAGAAGGTTCATAGAGCCCTCAACGAGTTCAGGGAGAGACTGATTAAAACGGTGAGTACTTTAAACGAAATAACATCGGAGCTGAAGTCAAACTCGGAGCGGCTTCTCAAGATGTCAAAGGATGGTGTTAGCTTAGTTGAACAGGGCACTGAAGCCGTCCGACAGATAGCAATCGAGGCCCAGAGACAGCAGGAGAACATCAACGAGATTACTGAGGGAATGCGCTACGTGGGGGAGATAAGCGACCAGAGCGTTCGTTCCATGGAGGAATTTGAAGAGTCCATGAAAGAAGTTGTGAGCATGGCCAACGAGGGAAGGGAGAGAAGCCGCGTCTCCGCCGAGAAGATAAAGAGAATTCAGAGTATCATAGGAGACGTAAAAGATGCCGTTGACTCCATAAGGAATATGGGCAAGAACATTGAGAACATCACCAACGTGATAACTGGTATAGCAGAGCAGACAAATCTCCTTGCCTTAAACGCCGCTATTGAGGCTGCCAGGGCTGGTGAGGCAGGCAAAGGCTTCGCAGTCGTTGCGGAGGAGATACAGGAGCTTGCTGAAGAAAGCAAAAAGGCAGCTGAGGACATAAGGGCCATAATAACACAGATGTCAGACAGGATAGAGAACACGGTAGAACTGACGGAGCACAGCGTCAGCACGGTTGAAGAGAGCTCATCAAGCCTAGAGGAGACGGTTCAGTACCTCGAAAACATCGCCGAGATGATTGAGGAAGTGGCTCCCAAGATGGAAGAGGTTAAAGACGGCATCATACGCACGAAGGAGGAAGTTGAAAAGGCATTGAGGGCAATGGAAAACCTGGCTGCCTCTGCAGAGGAAACCACCGCCTCAACTGAAGAAGTGACTTCCACGATGGAGGAGCAGGAACGCATTGTCCGCTCACTCGAGGGCATGGCCGCCACAATAAACAGCGCGGTTGGCAGGGTGGTTCCAATAGTGGAGTCGTTCAAGTTGCCCAAGAGGGGACTCGCCAAACGGGTTGTTGAGGGGGTTAGGAGCCACCTCCCGTGA
- a CDS encoding NOG1 family protein gives MKNPFEKMPTVLTADELIDKAFRRAEKAASAFTPQGGPRAKARGREELRVRTVSNVIRDNLRKLLDRTPGVSELPAFYRELVDTLVDRDQFHRSLGRVNWAIKTIRNLEQRYVEKIRYSRDPVEMARLRRAFYGRVADVLKDIKDDLEYLNQARNVLKDLPVVDLELPTVVIAGHPNVGKSTLLRALTNAKPEVASYPFTTKGINVGQFEEHYLKYQVIDTPGLLDRPLSERNEVERQAILALKHLGKVIVYIFDPSEYCGYPIEEQTHLFEEIHREFGEFPFIVVLNKVDIAEEEKIKAIEEFVRSKGLEPIRISALNGEGLDELKERVIGLVKPMVEEQARRIMEKELRKYREELEL, from the coding sequence ATGAAGAATCCGTTTGAGAAGATGCCCACGGTTCTTACCGCTGATGAGCTCATCGACAAGGCCTTCAGGAGGGCCGAGAAGGCGGCTTCGGCTTTCACTCCCCAGGGCGGCCCCAGAGCCAAGGCTAGGGGAAGGGAAGAGCTCAGAGTGAGGACGGTTTCCAACGTGATAAGGGACAACCTCCGCAAACTCCTCGACAGAACCCCCGGAGTCTCGGAGCTTCCGGCTTTCTACAGGGAGCTCGTTGATACGCTCGTCGATAGAGACCAGTTCCACCGCTCCCTCGGAAGGGTGAACTGGGCAATAAAGACCATCAGAAACCTCGAGCAGAGATACGTTGAGAAAATCCGCTATTCACGGGACCCAGTTGAGATGGCGAGGCTCAGGAGGGCTTTCTACGGCCGTGTTGCCGACGTTCTCAAGGACATTAAAGACGACCTTGAGTACCTCAACCAGGCCAGGAACGTGCTGAAGGACCTTCCAGTCGTCGATCTTGAGCTTCCAACTGTAGTCATAGCAGGCCATCCCAACGTTGGTAAGAGCACCCTGCTGAGGGCTCTAACCAACGCGAAGCCCGAAGTTGCCAGTTATCCCTTCACAACAAAGGGCATAAACGTCGGCCAGTTCGAGGAGCACTACCTCAAGTACCAGGTGATCGATACGCCGGGCCTCCTCGACAGACCGCTTAGCGAGAGGAACGAGGTGGAGAGGCAGGCTATACTGGCCTTGAAGCACCTTGGAAAGGTTATCGTCTACATCTTCGATCCAAGCGAATACTGTGGCTATCCGATAGAAGAGCAGACCCACCTCTTTGAGGAGATCCACCGTGAGTTCGGCGAGTTCCCGTTCATAGTGGTGCTCAACAAGGTGGACATAGCCGAGGAGGAGAAGATCAAGGCCATCGAGGAGTTTGTCCGCTCCAAGGGACTCGAGCCGATAAGGATTTCGGCGCTCAACGGCGAGGGCCTGGATGAGCTTAAGGAGCGGGTTATAGGACTCGTCAAGCCGATGGTCGAGGAGCAGGCGAGAAGGATCATGGAGAAGGAGCTGAGGAAGTACCGGGAAGAGCTGGAGCTCTGA
- a CDS encoding CGP-CTERM sorting domain-containing protein — protein MLRKVLSLLLVLTAVFATVGYVSAEEYSHTYSDYLHQPAPVVPAFTIPGGSFELYLKGSDITVSSIEAVSVLHGPYQLNILGTSPGENGMSVVKVGTPKDITPDTYFLLIKTNKGTLVLPNGLKVFKEWPKELKLAWTSDTHVTTGAKVGYVCGDYFQSNIYKLEKMCSNPIPLHSVVATYSAYLYWGMKGATLMINTGDEVDTSGDMVGYKVMFDITKDTSAADIPVVGIKGNHDDPPTVYTQILGPKYFYVTVGKFLIIGLDTGGDQGYPTMDQIEWMEKVLDEHKNYTPIILYHHPYFFDPGWNYLGGVLKGLDPQSDWDQIKGHLRRSWLTDENIAKRFLEDIVKYNVPLTMSGHIHHDMYWLYIDKEGNKHYFLTLTSTGAPDKETNPATHPGYSPTWYGSNLVIITENGSVQMPYVNVDIQNDKVRSDFMSVPVPQRFLAFRQVSQEGTVVKFVNELNESVSGPIVLPIPQGANVDPDATNITYTVVGERQIGDQYYVMLNATVPQGVSQLVIDTEKDTAKPSLQIAYLQPSHPKPNSNFIVYFMAQDNLGIRDLYAVVYDEKGNPVKYGKVEKFPGEPSSGKPGDTFYIVQLPGLNEGKYKIEIVAEDFYGNKATTTKEITIGGTKKSTTTTTSEGGKGICGPAAIVALAAVPALLRRRK, from the coding sequence TCTCCCTGCTGCTTGTCTTGACTGCCGTTTTCGCCACCGTTGGCTACGTTTCAGCAGAGGAGTACTCCCACACCTACAGCGACTACCTCCACCAGCCAGCACCCGTCGTTCCGGCGTTTACGATCCCTGGAGGCAGTTTTGAGCTCTACCTGAAGGGCAGCGACATAACCGTCAGCTCGATAGAGGCAGTTTCAGTACTTCACGGCCCGTACCAGCTGAACATCCTCGGAACCTCCCCAGGGGAGAATGGAATGAGCGTCGTTAAAGTGGGCACTCCGAAGGACATAACCCCAGACACCTACTTCCTCCTCATAAAAACCAACAAGGGCACCCTGGTTCTGCCGAACGGCCTGAAGGTCTTCAAGGAGTGGCCGAAGGAGCTCAAGCTCGCCTGGACGAGCGACACGCACGTTACCACGGGCGCAAAGGTCGGCTACGTCTGCGGCGACTACTTCCAGAGCAATATCTACAAGCTTGAGAAGATGTGTTCAAACCCGATCCCGCTCCACAGCGTTGTCGCCACGTACAGCGCATACCTCTACTGGGGAATGAAGGGAGCAACCCTCATGATAAACACCGGCGACGAGGTTGACACCAGCGGCGACATGGTGGGCTACAAGGTCATGTTCGACATAACCAAGGACACTTCGGCCGCTGACATTCCAGTTGTTGGAATCAAGGGCAACCACGATGACCCGCCGACCGTTTACACCCAGATCCTCGGCCCGAAGTACTTCTACGTGACCGTAGGAAAGTTCCTGATAATAGGCCTCGATACCGGCGGTGACCAGGGATACCCAACGATGGATCAGATAGAGTGGATGGAGAAAGTTCTCGACGAGCACAAGAACTACACTCCAATTATCCTCTACCACCACCCATACTTCTTCGACCCCGGATGGAACTACCTCGGCGGCGTGCTGAAGGGCCTTGACCCACAGAGCGACTGGGATCAGATAAAGGGCCACCTCCGCAGGAGCTGGCTCACCGATGAAAACATCGCCAAGCGCTTCCTCGAGGACATAGTCAAGTACAACGTCCCGCTCACCATGAGCGGCCACATCCACCACGACATGTACTGGCTCTACATCGATAAAGAGGGCAACAAGCACTACTTCCTCACCCTGACCTCAACCGGCGCCCCGGACAAGGAGACCAACCCGGCTACTCACCCAGGATACAGCCCGACTTGGTACGGAAGCAACCTTGTGATCATAACAGAGAACGGGAGCGTCCAGATGCCCTATGTCAACGTGGACATACAGAACGACAAGGTCAGGAGCGACTTCATGAGCGTCCCGGTTCCGCAGAGGTTCCTGGCCTTCAGGCAGGTTTCCCAGGAGGGCACAGTTGTTAAGTTCGTCAACGAGCTCAACGAAAGCGTTTCGGGCCCAATAGTCCTTCCAATACCCCAGGGCGCCAACGTCGACCCCGACGCCACAAACATAACCTACACTGTCGTTGGAGAGAGGCAGATAGGTGATCAGTACTACGTTATGCTGAACGCCACAGTACCCCAGGGAGTTTCCCAGCTCGTTATCGACACCGAAAAAGACACCGCAAAGCCATCCCTCCAGATAGCCTACCTCCAGCCCAGCCACCCGAAGCCGAACTCCAACTTCATCGTCTACTTCATGGCCCAGGACAACCTCGGCATAAGGGATCTGTATGCAGTCGTGTACGATGAGAAGGGCAATCCTGTTAAGTACGGCAAGGTCGAAAAGTTCCCAGGGGAACCATCAAGCGGAAAGCCTGGGGATACCTTCTACATCGTCCAACTTCCGGGCCTTAATGAAGGCAAGTACAAGATAGAGATAGTCGCAGAGGATTTCTATGGGAACAAGGCAACGACCACAAAGGAGATTACGATAGGCGGCACCAAGAAGAGCACAACGACAACCACCAGCGAGGGAGGAAAGGGAATCTGCGGACCGGCCGCTATAGTGGCCCTAGCCGCGGTTCCCGCCTTGCTCCGTAGGAGGAAGTGA